The Methylobacterium currus genome contains a region encoding:
- a CDS encoding transcriptional regulator: MSTVMTVRSLIQAAITLAGSEAKLGDACGVSQSAIWKAKKAGRVSGELAVRIDWATDGAIPRHRLRPDLWEAPTRGAVESHGHGVAA, translated from the coding sequence ATGTCCACGGTCATGACCGTGCGATCCCTCATTCAGGCCGCGATCACGCTGGCCGGCTCGGAAGCGAAGCTGGGCGACGCCTGCGGCGTCTCCCAGAGCGCGATCTGGAAAGCGAAGAAGGCCGGGCGCGTGTCCGGCGAGCTGGCCGTCCGGATCGACTGGGCGACCGACGGCGCGATCCCGAGGCACCGGCTGCGGCCGGATCTCTGGGAGGCGCCGACCCGCGGCGCAGTCGAATCCCATGGGCACGGGGTGGCCGCATGA
- a CDS encoding XRE family transcriptional regulator, protein MDWQDIIREGRLAKKLSQARLAKEVGTSQATIAKIELKQVESTAHLARLIEVLGLDPTLFPEGAQDGRPAQAVRQAPMPVPDFARDPAYWAAAAGLVGDVPLFASAEGGEGSLIIERDPIGTVRRPPALQGVKDGYAIYLVGESMSPEFEPGDTLMVNPRLPGLSATPCVFYSGAGDEPRAMVKRLIGSSAEAWRVQQFNPARTFELSRDAWPTCHRIVSKDFRK, encoded by the coding sequence ATGGACTGGCAGGACATCATCCGCGAGGGGCGGCTCGCCAAGAAGCTCAGCCAAGCGCGGCTGGCGAAGGAGGTCGGCACCTCCCAGGCGACGATCGCCAAGATCGAGCTCAAGCAGGTCGAGAGCACGGCGCATCTCGCCCGGCTCATCGAGGTGCTCGGTCTCGACCCGACGCTCTTTCCGGAAGGCGCGCAGGACGGCCGGCCGGCGCAGGCCGTGAGGCAGGCGCCGATGCCGGTTCCGGATTTCGCGAGGGACCCCGCCTACTGGGCGGCTGCGGCGGGGCTCGTCGGCGACGTGCCGCTCTTCGCCTCGGCGGAAGGTGGGGAAGGTTCGCTCATCATCGAGCGCGACCCGATCGGGACGGTGAGGCGCCCGCCCGCCCTGCAGGGCGTCAAGGACGGCTACGCGATCTACCTCGTCGGCGAATCGATGTCGCCGGAGTTCGAGCCCGGCGACACCCTGATGGTCAACCCGCGCCTGCCCGGCCTGTCCGCGACGCCCTGCGTGTTCTATTCCGGCGCCGGGGACGAGCCGCGGGCGATGGTCAAGCGGCTCATCGGGTCCAGTGCGGAGGCGTGGCGCGTTCAGCAGTTCAACCCGGCACGGACCTTCGAGCTGTCCCGCGACGCGTGGCCGACCTGCCACCGCATCGTGTCGAAGGATTTTCGGAAGTAG
- a CDS encoding potassium channel family protein encodes MIPLKARLQALYEGDTDQAHRFRYTLLAFDIATVAFVIATSFLPLSPWIVALDVALGLGVLADFLGRLMISRAPAREFLRLSTWTDVVAIVSFLAPMFVQGVGFLRILRTLRLLRTYQLLERLRHDSPFFRRNEEAILAATNLVVFVFVMTGVVYVTQVGSNPAIGSPVDALYFTVTSLTTTGYGDITLPGTSGRLISVFVMICGVTLFFRLAQVVFRPYKVRFPCPTCGLQRHEPDAVHCKACGTTLNIPDEGAY; translated from the coding sequence ATGATCCCCCTGAAAGCCCGACTGCAGGCCCTCTACGAGGGCGACACCGACCAAGCGCACCGCTTCCGCTACACCCTGCTCGCGTTCGACATCGCGACGGTTGCCTTCGTGATCGCGACCTCGTTCCTGCCGCTCTCGCCGTGGATCGTCGCTCTGGACGTGGCTCTCGGCCTGGGCGTGCTGGCCGACTTCCTCGGCCGGCTGATGATCAGCCGGGCGCCCGCGCGCGAGTTCCTGCGCTTGAGCACCTGGACGGATGTGGTGGCGATCGTCTCGTTCCTGGCACCGATGTTCGTGCAGGGCGTCGGCTTCTTGCGCATCCTGCGCACGCTCCGCCTCCTGCGGACCTACCAGCTGCTTGAACGCCTGCGCCACGACAGTCCGTTCTTCCGGCGCAACGAGGAGGCGATCCTCGCCGCCACCAACTTGGTGGTGTTCGTGTTCGTGATGACCGGCGTGGTCTACGTCACGCAGGTCGGCAGCAACCCGGCGATCGGCAGCCCGGTCGATGCGCTCTACTTCACAGTCACGTCGCTGACGACCACCGGCTACGGCGATATCACCCTGCCGGGAACGTCCGGGCGACTGATTTCGGTGTTCGTGATGATCTGCGGCGTAACGCTGTTCTTCCGCCTCGCCCAGGTGGTGTTCCGGCCCTACAAGGTGCGCTTTCCTTGCCCAACCTGCGGCCTGCAGCGGCACGAGCCCGATGCCGTGCACTGCAAGGCTTGCGGCACCACACTGAACATCCCTGACGAAGGCGCATACTGA
- the nhaA gene encoding Na+/H+ antiporter NhaA, which translates to MNTQAPLPVRRPLSALRNMLHNEASGGLVLMASAALALVVANSHWAETYFSVLKAYLGPLSVLHWINDALMAVFFLLVGLEIKREMLDGRLRTWPDRILPGVAALGGMLMPALVYVAVNWHSPETLRGWAIPAATDIAFALGVLALLGSRVPVSLKVFLTALAIIDDLGAVLIIAAFYTADLSLPMLGGAGLTLAALYGLNKAGVARLWPYLLLGVVLWVFVLKSGVHATIAGVLLALTIPLRLSVGKPDDPTSPLHILEHAIHPWSAFLILPVFGFANAGVSLAGFKPGMLLDPVTLGVALGLFVGKQLGVFGFVLALVRLGWAQRPARATWLQVYGVALLCGVGFTMSLFIGLLAFASSPELEAETKIGVLVGSLLCMAAGALVLRLAPRAPAPATSRRS; encoded by the coding sequence ATGAATACCCAGGCACCCCTGCCGGTTCGCCGGCCGCTCTCGGCCCTGCGCAACATGCTGCACAACGAGGCCAGCGGCGGCTTGGTGCTGATGGCGAGCGCCGCGCTGGCGCTGGTGGTCGCGAACTCGCATTGGGCGGAGACCTACTTCTCGGTCCTGAAGGCCTATCTCGGCCCGCTTTCGGTGCTGCACTGGATCAACGACGCCCTGATGGCGGTATTCTTCCTGCTGGTCGGTCTGGAGATCAAGCGCGAGATGCTGGACGGTCGGCTGCGCACTTGGCCCGACCGCATCCTGCCGGGCGTGGCCGCCCTCGGCGGCATGTTGATGCCCGCGCTGGTCTACGTGGCAGTCAACTGGCACTCGCCGGAAACCCTACGCGGCTGGGCGATCCCGGCCGCCACCGATATCGCCTTCGCGCTCGGGGTGCTCGCGCTGCTCGGCTCGCGCGTGCCAGTCTCGCTCAAGGTCTTCCTGACCGCACTGGCAATCATCGACGACCTGGGCGCGGTCCTCATCATCGCCGCGTTCTACACGGCCGACCTGTCGCTACCGATGCTCGGCGGCGCGGGCCTGACGCTCGCCGCGCTCTACGGCCTGAACAAGGCCGGCGTCGCGCGCCTGTGGCCCTACCTGCTGCTCGGCGTCGTGCTGTGGGTATTCGTGCTCAAGTCCGGCGTGCATGCGACGATCGCCGGCGTGCTGCTGGCGCTGACGATCCCGCTGCGCCTCAGCGTCGGCAAGCCGGACGATCCGACCTCGCCGTTGCACATCCTGGAACATGCCATCCACCCGTGGTCGGCCTTCCTGATCCTGCCGGTCTTTGGGTTCGCCAACGCGGGCGTGTCGCTGGCTGGCTTCAAGCCGGGCATGCTGCTCGATCCGGTCACGCTCGGGGTCGCGCTCGGCCTGTTCGTCGGCAAGCAGCTTGGCGTGTTCGGGTTCGTGCTGGCGCTGGTCAGGCTCGGCTGGGCGCAGCGACCGGCCCGCGCGACCTGGCTGCAGGTCTACGGCGTGGCACTGCTCTGCGGGGTGGGGTTCACGATGAGCCTGTTCATCGGTCTTCTGGCGTTCGCCAGCAGCCCCGAGCTGGAGGCGGAGACCAAGATCGGCGTGCTCGTCGGCTCGCTGCTCTGCATGGCAGCCGGCGCGCTGGTGCTCAGGCTGGCCCCACGTGCGCCCGCACCAGCAACATCGCGAAGGTCTTGA
- a CDS encoding VOC family protein: protein MSYVYDHLHLRSRDAVAAARFYVDVLEARETGREGGETPSRIVLDLGGMRMFIEQAPEGTGPAAVPPHRGIEHIGLRVEDIEATVADLAARGIPLVSGITDVKPGLRIAFFEGPDGVRIEILQRG from the coding sequence ATGAGCTACGTGTACGACCACCTCCACCTGCGCAGCCGGGACGCGGTGGCGGCGGCTCGGTTCTATGTCGACGTGCTGGAGGCGCGGGAGACCGGGCGCGAGGGTGGCGAGACGCCGAGCCGCATCGTCCTCGATCTCGGCGGGATGCGGATGTTCATCGAGCAGGCGCCGGAGGGCACCGGGCCGGCCGCGGTGCCGCCGCATCGCGGCATCGAGCATATCGGCCTGCGGGTCGAGGACATCGAGGCGACGGTGGCGGACCTCGCCGCCCGCGGCATCCCGCTGGTCTCAGGGATCACCGACGTGAAGCCGGGGCTGCGGATCGCCTTCTTCGAGGGGCCGGACGGCGTGCGCATCGAGATCCTGCAGCGCGGATAG
- a CDS encoding adenylate/guanylate cyclase domain-containing protein, whose amino-acid sequence MTEHAATAQPRALTLARALAFRASLRAARLRHWLAGRLPPRARGRLAENVRAAELAGLAFAFRARAVAIVVVSLWLLVLVPWPRDLYYLFVAGLFFLLGYVPYRLRHHARAGWIKLAFTVLDVTLMTAAIIVPPPAGLGVDWPIQTRLRTPEFLYVLLLLGEAALTYWPVAVLWTGTWIAAIWSLGVWLVYGRADTVRFADVARDGRLSAEAALRVFLDPTYVGLTPLWTQGIVTGLFTLLLAIAVWRGRGTMLAQVRSEVVRADLARYVSPDVADALAARAHAGFGAPQTRVVAVLFADVVGFTGLSEGLGPERAFALLRAFRERSCKVVFRHAGTLDKFLGDGFMATFGGLDGRGDGAARAVACALALQDEIDAWNAKRQARGAAPVRVAVGVHCGPVVIGNIGTDQRVEFTVIGDVVNVASRLQAATREIGGRIIVSEGCLSAAGPEAAGRFARALPLTLRGRLQPITVHIAE is encoded by the coding sequence GTGACAGAGCACGCTGCGACGGCACAGCCGAGAGCCCTGACCCTCGCCCGCGCGCTCGCCTTCCGCGCCAGCCTGCGGGCCGCGCGCCTGCGCCACTGGCTCGCCGGCCGGCTGCCGCCCCGGGCCCGCGGCCGCCTGGCCGAGAACGTGCGTGCGGCCGAGCTCGCCGGCCTCGCCTTCGCGTTCCGGGCCCGGGCCGTCGCCATCGTGGTGGTGTCGCTGTGGCTCCTCGTGCTGGTGCCCTGGCCGCGCGACCTCTACTACCTCTTCGTCGCCGGCCTGTTCTTCCTGCTCGGCTACGTTCCGTACCGGTTGCGGCACCACGCCCGGGCGGGGTGGATCAAGCTCGCCTTCACGGTGCTCGACGTCACGCTGATGACGGCAGCGATCATCGTGCCGCCGCCGGCCGGGCTCGGGGTCGACTGGCCGATCCAGACCCGGCTGCGCACCCCGGAATTCCTCTACGTGCTCCTCCTCCTCGGCGAGGCGGCGTTGACCTACTGGCCGGTCGCGGTGCTGTGGACCGGGACCTGGATCGCGGCGATCTGGTCGCTCGGCGTCTGGCTGGTCTATGGCCGCGCCGACACCGTGCGCTTCGCCGACGTCGCCCGCGACGGGCGCCTGAGCGCGGAGGCCGCCCTCCGGGTCTTCCTCGATCCGACCTATGTCGGCCTGACCCCGCTCTGGACGCAAGGGATCGTCACCGGCCTCTTCACCCTGCTGCTCGCCATCGCGGTGTGGCGGGGCCGGGGCACGATGCTGGCGCAGGTGCGGTCCGAGGTGGTGCGGGCCGATCTTGCCCGCTACGTCTCGCCCGACGTGGCCGACGCGCTCGCCGCCCGGGCCCATGCGGGGTTCGGGGCGCCGCAGACGCGGGTGGTGGCGGTTTTGTTCGCCGACGTCGTCGGCTTCACCGGCCTGAGCGAGGGCCTGGGGCCCGAGCGCGCCTTCGCGCTCCTGCGCGCCTTTCGCGAGCGCAGCTGCAAGGTGGTGTTCCGCCACGCCGGCACCCTCGACAAGTTCCTGGGCGACGGCTTCATGGCGACCTTCGGCGGCCTCGACGGGCGCGGCGACGGCGCCGCCCGGGCGGTGGCCTGCGCCCTCGCTCTCCAGGACGAGATCGACGCCTGGAACGCCAAGCGGCAGGCCCGCGGCGCGGCGCCGGTGCGGGTCGCGGTCGGCGTGCATTGCGGGCCGGTGGTGATCGGCAATATCGGCACCGACCAGCGGGTCGAGTTCACGGTGATCGGCGACGTCGTCAACGTCGCGAGCCGGCTGCAGGCCGCCACCCGCGAGATCGGCGGCCGCATCATCGTCTCCGAGGGCTGCCTGTCGGCCGCCGGGCCGGAGGCGGCGGGCCGCTTCGCCCGCGCGCTCCCCCTGACCCTGCGCGGCCGCCTCCAGCCGATCACGGTCCATATCGCCGAGTGA
- the bdcA gene encoding SDR family oxidoreductase, producing the protein MAGFQGKSVLVLGGSRGIGAAIVRRFAAEGATVTFTYAGSREAAERLAHETGSTAFQTDSADRDAVIARVRDSGPLDVLVVNAGFALFGDALEQDPDAVDRLFRVNVHAPYHASVEAARRMPPGGRIIVIGSVNGDRMPVPGMASYALSKSALQGLARGLARDFGPRGITINVVQPGPIDTDANPESGPMRDLMHSFMAIKRHGRSEEVAGLVAWLAGPEASFVTGAMHTIDGGFGA; encoded by the coding sequence ATGGCCGGTTTCCAGGGCAAGTCCGTGCTCGTGCTCGGCGGCAGCCGGGGTATCGGGGCCGCGATCGTGCGGCGTTTCGCGGCCGAGGGCGCGACGGTGACCTTCACCTATGCGGGATCGCGCGAGGCCGCGGAGCGGCTGGCGCACGAGACGGGCAGCACGGCCTTCCAGACGGACAGCGCCGACCGGGACGCGGTGATCGCGCGGGTGCGCGACAGCGGACCCCTGGACGTGCTGGTGGTGAATGCCGGCTTCGCGCTTTTCGGCGACGCGCTAGAGCAGGATCCGGACGCGGTGGACCGGCTGTTCCGGGTCAACGTCCACGCCCCCTATCACGCCTCCGTCGAGGCCGCGCGGCGGATGCCGCCGGGCGGGCGGATCATCGTGATCGGCTCGGTGAACGGCGACCGGATGCCGGTTCCCGGCATGGCCTCCTACGCCCTGAGCAAGTCGGCCCTGCAGGGTCTCGCCCGCGGCCTGGCGCGGGATTTCGGGCCGCGCGGGATCACCATCAACGTCGTGCAGCCCGGACCGATCGACACGGACGCCAACCCGGAGAGCGGGCCGATGCGGGACCTGATGCACAGCTTCATGGCCATCAAGCGCCACGGACGGTCCGAGGAGGTCGCCGGCCTGGTAGCCTGGCTGGCGGGACCCGAGGCGAGCTTCGTCACCGGGGCGATGCACACGATCGACGGCGGCTTCGGCGCCTGA
- a CDS encoding TetR/AcrR family transcriptional regulator, which produces MSTKSSRPRGRPRRFDPEQAVATARRLFHERGYDAVGVADLTEVLGINPPSFYAAFGSKAGLYARTLGHYTATEGVPLAEILRPGRPVAEALAAVLEDAATRYAADPEAPGCLAIEGTRCNDRDARDAARALTQAAEDRIRRFVATTHPERAERLTDYVVTVMIGLSTLARQGHGPDRLRGIAALAGTALAQAVAEAEPTGTAAPGSSGPR; this is translated from the coding sequence ATGAGTACAAAATCATCGCGGCCCCGCGGCCGGCCCCGTCGCTTCGACCCCGAGCAGGCGGTCGCCACCGCCCGGCGCCTCTTCCACGAGCGCGGCTACGACGCCGTCGGCGTCGCCGATCTCACGGAGGTGCTGGGCATCAACCCGCCGAGCTTCTATGCCGCCTTCGGCAGCAAGGCCGGGCTCTACGCGCGGACCCTCGGCCACTACACCGCGACCGAGGGCGTCCCCCTGGCCGAGATCCTTCGTCCCGGGCGCCCCGTGGCGGAGGCGCTCGCCGCCGTGCTGGAGGATGCGGCCACTCGCTACGCCGCCGACCCCGAGGCTCCCGGCTGCCTCGCCATCGAGGGAACGCGCTGCAACGACCGCGACGCGCGCGACGCCGCCCGCGCCCTGACGCAAGCCGCCGAGGACAGGATCCGCCGCTTCGTCGCCACGACCCATCCGGAGCGCGCCGAGCGGCTGACCGACTACGTCGTCACGGTCATGATCGGCCTGTCCACCCTGGCCCGCCAAGGCCACGGCCCGGACCGCCTTCGCGGCATTGCCGCCCTGGCCGGGACGGCCCTCGCGCAGGCGGTGGCCGAAGCGGAGCCCACGGGCACGGCGGCTCCCGGATCATCGGGGCCGCGCTGA
- a CDS encoding peptide ABC transporter ATP-binding protein — translation MSAPVVVAENLRQTYEIRRGLFRAPARLQAVGGISFAIEPGRTLAVVGESGCGKSTLARMVTLIEPPSDGDLILDGIDAVDPPASERRRLRRTVQLVFQNPYGSLNPRKRIGAILEQPLAINTDLPGHERRERVRAMMAKVGLRPEHDARYPHMFSGGQRQRIAIARALMLSPKLVVADEPVSALDVSIQAQVLNLLADLQQELGLAYLFISHDLGVVRHIAHDVLVMYLGLAMEQGPKDAIYARPLHPYTQALMAATPGVGPRKHERIVLRGELPSPLDPPQGCVFSTRCPHATDRCRAERPQPRPLAGRAVACHYAEDFLEGAPGQGREVPAG, via the coding sequence GTGAGCGCCCCCGTCGTCGTCGCCGAGAACCTCCGCCAGACCTACGAGATCCGCCGCGGCCTCTTCCGCGCGCCGGCCCGGCTCCAGGCCGTCGGCGGCATCTCGTTCGCCATCGAGCCCGGCCGGACGCTCGCCGTGGTCGGCGAATCCGGCTGCGGCAAGTCGACCCTCGCCCGCATGGTGACGCTGATCGAGCCGCCGAGCGACGGCGACCTGATCCTCGACGGGATCGACGCCGTCGACCCGCCGGCCTCCGAGCGCCGCCGCCTGCGCCGCACCGTGCAGCTGGTGTTCCAGAATCCTTACGGCTCGCTCAACCCGCGCAAGCGCATCGGGGCGATCCTGGAGCAGCCGCTCGCCATCAATACCGACCTGCCGGGCCATGAGCGGCGCGAGCGGGTGCGGGCGATGATGGCCAAGGTCGGCCTGCGCCCGGAGCACGACGCGCGCTACCCCCACATGTTCTCCGGCGGCCAGCGCCAGCGCATCGCCATCGCCCGCGCCCTGATGCTGTCGCCCAAGCTCGTGGTCGCCGACGAGCCGGTCTCGGCCCTCGACGTGTCGATCCAGGCCCAGGTGCTCAACCTCCTCGCCGACCTGCAACAGGAGCTCGGCCTCGCCTACCTGTTCATCTCCCACGATCTCGGCGTCGTCCGCCACATCGCCCACGACGTGCTGGTGATGTATCTCGGCCTCGCGATGGAGCAGGGGCCGAAGGACGCGATCTATGCTCGCCCCCTTCATCCCTACACCCAGGCCCTGATGGCGGCGACGCCGGGCGTCGGCCCGCGCAAGCACGAGCGGATCGTGCTGCGGGGCGAATTGCCCTCGCCGCTCGATCCCCCGCAAGGCTGCGTGTTCTCGACCCGCTGCCCCCACGCCACCGACCGCTGCCGCGCGGAGCGTCCGCAGCCGCGGCCCTTGGCGGGCCGGGCGGTGGCCTGCCACTACGCCGAGGATTTTCTGGAAGGGGCGCCGGGCCAGGGGCGCGAGGTCCCGGCAGGGTAG
- a CDS encoding ABC transporter ATP-binding protein, whose translation MPLLEINNLSVEFPSAGGTLRAVDGVSLTLEEGEVLGVVGESGSGKSVTMMALMGLVAYPGRVRADRLAFAGRDLLTMPTRERRRLTGRDVAMIFQEPTTSLNPCFTVGFQITESLRQHLGLDRKAARRRAIELLEQVGIPAAESRLSAYPHQLSGGMNQRVMIAMAIACNPRLLIADEPTTALDVTIQAQILDLLVSLQRERGMALVLITHNMGVVAETADRMMVMYAGQVMEEQRADALFAAPQHPYTAALLAALPERSEGGRLATIPGVVPGLYDRPRGCLFAPRCAYATAQSREQRPALRPWRDGFVRCHYPLGDPSRDARIRQDHPVGASADAGASADAGASADATAPVEARP comes from the coding sequence GTGCCGCTCCTCGAGATCAACAACCTCTCCGTCGAGTTCCCGTCCGCCGGCGGCACGCTCCGGGCCGTCGACGGCGTCAGCCTGACCCTGGAGGAGGGGGAGGTGCTCGGCGTCGTCGGCGAGTCGGGGTCGGGCAAGAGCGTGACCATGATGGCGCTGATGGGCCTCGTCGCCTATCCGGGCCGGGTCCGGGCCGACCGCCTCGCCTTCGCGGGCCGCGACCTCCTCACCATGCCGACCCGCGAGCGCCGCCGCCTGACCGGCCGCGACGTGGCGATGATTTTTCAGGAGCCGACCACCAGCCTCAATCCCTGCTTCACGGTCGGCTTCCAGATCACCGAGTCCTTGCGCCAGCATCTCGGCCTCGACCGCAAGGCGGCGAGGAGGCGGGCGATCGAGCTCCTGGAGCAGGTCGGCATCCCGGCGGCCGAGAGCCGGCTCTCGGCCTATCCGCACCAGCTCTCGGGCGGCATGAACCAGCGGGTGATGATCGCCATGGCGATCGCCTGCAACCCGCGCCTCCTCATCGCCGACGAGCCGACGACCGCCCTCGACGTCACCATCCAGGCCCAGATCCTCGACCTCCTGGTGTCGCTCCAGCGCGAGCGCGGCATGGCTCTGGTGCTCATCACCCACAACATGGGCGTCGTCGCCGAGACCGCCGACCGGATGATGGTGATGTATGCCGGCCAGGTGATGGAGGAGCAGCGCGCCGACGCCCTGTTCGCCGCGCCCCAGCACCCCTACACCGCGGCCCTGCTGGCGGCCCTGCCGGAGCGCAGCGAGGGCGGACGGCTCGCCACCATCCCGGGCGTGGTGCCGGGCCTCTACGACCGCCCGCGCGGCTGCCTGTTCGCGCCGCGCTGCGCCTACGCCACCGCGCAGTCCCGTGAGCAGCGGCCCGCCTTGCGGCCCTGGCGGGACGGCTTCGTGCGCTGCCACTACCCCTTGGGCGATCCCTCCCGCGACGCCCGCATCCGCCAGGACCACCCTGTCGGCGCAAGCGCCGATGCCGGCGCAAGCGCCGATGCCGGCGCAAGCGCCGATGCGACCGCCCCCGTGGAGGCGAGGCCGTGA
- a CDS encoding ABC transporter permease subunit, whose product MSAELLDTPAAAASPAGPPHPLAEFWTSFRANTGAVIGLALIVLVLLMAVFADVIAPHPPNLTNNAAFLRPPFWQEGGSLTYPLGTDAIGRDILSRLIHGARLSLSIGLAVVAVSILVGTMLGLVAGFVGGATGIVIMRVMDIILTLPSLLLAIVIVAILGPGLMNAMLAVAVVVLPHYVRIARAAVIGEKSKDYVTAARVGGAGPLRLMLGEVLPNCAAPLIVQASLGVSTAILDAAALGFLGLGAQPPSPEWGTMLADAREFVLRAWWVVTFPGLIILVTVLAFNLVGDGLRDALDPKLKR is encoded by the coding sequence ATGAGCGCCGAACTCTTGGACACTCCCGCCGCCGCCGCCTCTCCCGCCGGCCCGCCGCACCCGCTCGCCGAGTTCTGGACGAGCTTTCGCGCCAATACAGGCGCGGTGATCGGACTCGCGCTGATCGTGCTGGTGCTGCTGATGGCGGTCTTCGCCGACGTCATCGCCCCGCACCCGCCGAACCTGACCAACAACGCCGCCTTCCTCAGGCCGCCGTTCTGGCAGGAGGGCGGCTCGCTCACCTATCCGCTCGGCACCGACGCGATCGGCCGCGACATCCTCTCGCGCCTGATCCACGGCGCCCGGCTGTCGCTGTCGATCGGCCTCGCGGTGGTGGCGGTGTCGATCCTCGTCGGCACGATGCTGGGGCTGGTCGCGGGCTTCGTCGGCGGCGCCACCGGCATCGTCATCATGCGGGTGATGGACATCATCCTGACCCTGCCGTCGCTGCTGCTCGCCATCGTCATCGTGGCGATCCTCGGCCCCGGGCTGATGAACGCGATGCTGGCGGTCGCCGTGGTGGTGCTGCCGCATTACGTCCGCATCGCCCGCGCGGCGGTGATCGGCGAGAAGTCGAAGGACTACGTCACCGCGGCGCGGGTCGGCGGGGCAGGGCCGCTGCGCCTGATGCTCGGCGAGGTGCTGCCGAACTGCGCCGCGCCTCTGATCGTCCAGGCCTCGCTCGGCGTCTCGACCGCGATCCTCGACGCGGCGGCCCTCGGCTTCCTGGGCCTCGGCGCCCAGCCGCCCTCGCCGGAATGGGGCACGATGCTGGCCGATGCCCGCGAGTTCGTGCTCCGGGCCTGGTGGGTGGTGACCTTCCCGGGGCTCATCATCCTGGTCACGGTCCTGGCCTTCAACCTCGTCGGGGACGGCCTGCGCGACGCCCTCGACCCCAAGCTGAAGCGGTGA
- a CDS encoding ABC transporter permease subunit → MLRFLLTRASLVIPTFLGITLVAFFLIRLVPGDPIETMAGERGIDPARHAALRAEYGFDKPLLVQYGIYLERLAHGDLGRSISTKEPVIAEFASLFPATVELGVCAILFALLIGLPAGILAALKRNSVFDHGVMGLSLTGYSMPIFWWGLLLILLFSVQLGWTPVSGRIDVQYFVEPVTGFLLIDTLLSDESGAFASALGHLVLPAVVLGTVPLAVIARMTRSAMLEVLGEDYMRTARAKGLPGWRIVGLHALRNALIPVVTVIGLQVGVLFTGAILTETIFSWPGIGKWLIEAIGRRDYPVLQGGILLIGAVVMAVNLIVDLAYGLVNPRIRHAR, encoded by the coding sequence GTGCTCCGCTTCCTCCTGACCCGCGCGTCCCTGGTGATCCCGACCTTTCTCGGGATCACCCTGGTGGCGTTCTTCCTGATCCGCCTGGTGCCCGGCGACCCGATCGAGACGATGGCGGGGGAGCGGGGCATCGACCCGGCGCGGCACGCGGCCCTTCGGGCCGAGTACGGCTTCGACAAGCCCTTGCTGGTGCAGTACGGCATCTACCTCGAACGCCTCGCCCACGGCGATCTCGGCCGCTCGATCAGCACCAAGGAACCGGTCATCGCGGAATTCGCGAGCCTGTTCCCGGCCACCGTCGAGCTCGGGGTATGCGCGATCCTGTTCGCGCTGCTGATCGGCCTGCCGGCCGGCATCCTGGCGGCGCTCAAGCGCAACTCGGTCTTCGACCACGGGGTGATGGGGCTCTCGCTCACCGGCTACTCGATGCCGATCTTCTGGTGGGGCCTGCTGCTGATCCTGCTGTTCTCGGTCCAGCTCGGCTGGACGCCGGTCTCCGGCCGCATCGACGTGCAGTACTTCGTCGAGCCGGTGACCGGCTTCCTGTTGATCGACACTCTCTTGTCCGACGAATCCGGCGCCTTCGCCTCGGCCCTGGGCCACCTGGTCCTGCCGGCGGTGGTGCTCGGCACGGTGCCGCTCGCGGTCATCGCCCGCATGACCCGCTCGGCGATGCTCGAAGTGCTCGGCGAGGATTACATGCGCACCGCCCGCGCCAAGGGGCTGCCGGGCTGGCGCATCGTCGGGCTGCATGCCCTGCGCAACGCCCTGATCCCGGTCGTCACGGTGATCGGCCTCCAGGTCGGCGTGCTGTTCACCGGCGCGATCCTGACCGAGACGATCTTTTCCTGGCCCGGCATCGGCAAGTGGCTGATCGAGGCGATCGGCCGGCGCGACTATCCCGTCCTCCAGGGCGGCATCCTCCTGATCGGCGCGGTGGTGATGGCGGTCAACCTCATCGTCGACCTCGCCTACGGCCTCGTGAACCCTCGCATCCGGCACGCCCGATGA